A genomic region of Candidatus Marimicrobium litorale contains the following coding sequences:
- a CDS encoding FkbM family methyltransferase, with amino-acid sequence MQNIIPGDSEPDYPFLFRIARTFYALLSGYRGEFFLYSLLGKLNQLERAGRFQYFSGVIYIPLRVPETLYIQDFSLFQGLREVHFAHQINQQFDEFVLLDCGGYFGQVSMRIAALCPGLRKTLLFDPNAENCVYSTANLELTGHPFSVINAAVSDFSGGATLIFPEGPHVPDSAYIEKTEDGDIPVVRLDDVEVQHNENLKGKNLAIKLDVEGQELAAVIGGQNLIKQAGGVCYFMELHPGVLKRTGQTAEALLQSVSKIRPTDWYLADQPELKLDPARPIFPQIGQERICDVIGVAS; translated from the coding sequence TTGCAGAATATAATTCCGGGGGATTCAGAGCCTGACTACCCCTTCCTGTTTCGTATTGCGCGCACGTTTTACGCCTTGCTGTCAGGGTATCGTGGCGAGTTTTTCCTCTACTCCCTGCTCGGCAAACTGAACCAACTGGAGAGGGCTGGCCGTTTTCAGTACTTTTCTGGCGTTATCTATATTCCGCTCAGAGTTCCTGAGACCCTATACATACAAGATTTTTCGTTGTTTCAGGGCTTACGTGAGGTGCATTTTGCTCATCAGATTAACCAGCAGTTCGATGAGTTTGTGCTGTTGGACTGCGGGGGTTATTTCGGTCAGGTAAGTATGCGTATTGCCGCACTGTGCCCCGGTCTGCGCAAAACCCTCCTTTTTGACCCCAATGCCGAAAACTGTGTGTACTCCACCGCGAACCTGGAACTGACTGGACACCCCTTCAGCGTGATTAATGCCGCTGTTTCCGACTTTTCGGGAGGAGCAACCCTGATTTTTCCTGAGGGCCCCCACGTCCCTGACTCTGCCTATATCGAGAAAACTGAGGATGGCGATATCCCCGTGGTACGGCTAGATGACGTCGAAGTGCAGCATAATGAGAACCTGAAGGGGAAAAATCTCGCTATAAAACTTGACGTAGAAGGCCAGGAATTAGCGGCAGTTATCGGAGGGCAAAATCTTATAAAACAGGCAGGCGGAGTGTGTTATTTCATGGAATTGCATCCGGGCGTGCTGAAAAGAACGGGGCAGACGGCCGAGGCCCTTTTGCAGTCGGTCTCTAAAATAAGGCCTACGGATTGGTATCTGGCCGATCAACCGGAGCTCAAACTGGATCCGGCGAGACCTATATTCCCTCAAATCGGTCAGGAAAGAATCTGTGATGTAATCGGGGTCGCTTCATAG
- a CDS encoding glycosyltransferase family 2 protein: MTPNNKSPFFSIILSTRDRPELFQIALQSVLEQTFINKEVIVVIDGSEDSNLEDYRELERQYEGIAFYHLQHRAMGHGQSYAMNTGVHRSAGQYLCFLDDDDQWADPEHLQRAYNCITNSNESVDVYYSNQKAVFFDGNVKGEHVWIDDLIEKVDPKNQHVEDSYFVDAAFLLSSGGFAHLNCSVFNRDFYLSRGGMDETIRYENDRDIYIRSIDAARVMLYSTRFVSLHNIPDVSKKSNMSTVSPMIEKKLYQLRVLDKGISLSRKPEVVRFCCKAKMYELKHAAHILAQNKQFRGAAHYARAALCNGFNLRWLAYTLYLVVMTWAGKDETHSEAP; the protein is encoded by the coding sequence GTGACGCCAAACAATAAATCACCGTTTTTCTCCATCATCCTGTCCACCCGGGACAGGCCAGAACTCTTTCAAATCGCACTGCAATCAGTGCTGGAGCAAACATTTATCAATAAGGAGGTCATTGTTGTCATCGATGGCTCTGAAGACTCCAATCTGGAAGATTACAGAGAACTGGAGCGCCAGTACGAAGGAATCGCTTTTTATCACCTCCAGCACCGGGCCATGGGTCACGGGCAAAGTTACGCTATGAATACCGGCGTGCACCGATCAGCAGGACAGTACTTATGCTTTCTTGATGATGATGATCAATGGGCAGATCCAGAGCATCTCCAACGCGCATACAATTGCATTACCAATTCGAATGAGTCTGTCGACGTATACTATAGCAACCAGAAAGCTGTATTCTTCGACGGCAACGTTAAGGGAGAGCATGTCTGGATTGACGACCTGATCGAGAAGGTCGACCCAAAAAACCAGCACGTTGAGGACAGCTACTTTGTCGACGCCGCTTTTTTGCTGTCAAGCGGAGGTTTCGCTCACCTTAACTGCAGCGTGTTTAATCGCGACTTCTACCTGTCACGAGGCGGCATGGACGAAACTATCCGCTATGAGAACGATCGGGATATTTATATCCGCTCTATTGATGCGGCCAGGGTGATGCTCTACAGCACACGCTTTGTATCGCTGCATAACATCCCTGATGTCAGCAAGAAAAGCAATATGTCCACGGTCAGCCCTATGATCGAGAAGAAGCTCTACCAACTCCGCGTGTTGGACAAGGGTATTTCCCTCAGCCGCAAACCGGAGGTTGTGCGCTTTTGCTGCAAGGCGAAAATGTATGAACTCAAGCATGCCGCGCACATCCTGGCACAGAACAAGCAATTCCGCGGTGCAGCTCATTACGCCAGAGCGGCACTCTGCAACGGCTTTAACTTACGCTGGTTAGCGTATACCTTGTATCTCGTTGTAATGACCTGGGCTGGCAAGGATGAAACGCATAGCGAGGCACCGTGA